One window of the Allosaccharopolyspora coralli genome contains the following:
- a CDS encoding bacteriophage holin, with protein MPELLTPGVLVAALVVVGVLLLAVLAVLTLRNLRRFSRVRAAVTEDVQDRMGHLKARSAALKVGLARRRHGAVEWPGSVE; from the coding sequence GTGCCTGAACTGTTGACCCCGGGAGTGCTCGTCGCAGCACTCGTGGTTGTCGGTGTCCTGCTGCTGGCGGTGCTCGCGGTGCTCACGCTGCGCAACCTGCGGCGCTTCTCGCGCGTGCGAGCGGCGGTGACCGAAGACGTCCAGGACCGGATGGGGCATCTCAAGGCTCGGAGCGCGGCGCTGAAGGTCGGGCTGGCACGGCGGCGTCACGGTGCTGTCGAGTGGCCCGGCTCTGTCGAGTGA
- a CDS encoding DUF4333 domain-containing protein, with amino-acid sequence MSNPYGPQWPQQSPGGPKRGGYPSGQPGAPAQQGWGHAGLTRPVPANRPPGPSYGPPQVGQPWPGHDTETGFTVPPPQKRSPWPWILCVAGALVVVVLLVTGFVAPGFFVRTTFDAQAVQQGVRQTFEGAYGISGVESVTCPSGQRVEPGATFDCEATVAGSTLTVTITVKDRDGTYEVGHPR; translated from the coding sequence TTGAGCAACCCGTACGGCCCGCAGTGGCCACAGCAGTCTCCGGGTGGACCGAAGCGGGGCGGGTATCCCTCGGGGCAGCCCGGCGCACCCGCGCAGCAAGGCTGGGGACACGCCGGGCTCACCCGACCCGTACCCGCCAACCGGCCACCCGGACCGTCGTACGGTCCACCGCAGGTCGGCCAGCCCTGGCCCGGTCACGACACCGAGACCGGTTTCACGGTTCCGCCGCCGCAGAAACGCTCGCCCTGGCCGTGGATCCTGTGCGTCGCCGGGGCACTCGTCGTCGTGGTGCTCCTCGTGACGGGATTCGTGGCGCCTGGGTTCTTCGTGCGGACGACGTTCGACGCCCAGGCGGTGCAGCAAGGCGTTCGACAGACTTTCGAAGGCGCGTACGGGATCTCGGGCGTGGAGTCGGTGACCTGCCCGTCCGGACAGCGTGTCGAGCCGGGGGCGACGTTCGACTGTGAGGCCACGGTCGCGGGCAGCACGCTGACCGTGACGATCACCGTCAAGGATCGCGACGGAACCTACGAAGTAGGCCATCCACGCTGA
- a CDS encoding GNAT family N-acetyltransferase: MGVDVRALDPAEYRAAQDVFMAALMRPPTTDEQWRVREGTIRQGDVLGGFHDGTLAGTTRLFGSTLRVPGGAAVPAGAVTAVGVRADKTRRGVLTALMRAQLTDAKNRGHVVAMLHASEAAIYGRFGYGAATRARQVRLTIASVKWRDDMPRGGAVRLVDRADAEKLLPELYRRIGTARPGMMERSDGWWRVGFSRHEQRSLYGYAVHSDEHGDDDGYALYHAVPLGGDDIKLQVHDLVAATSTAAAELWRFLTGIDLATEIEAARPVDEPLEWWLQDARQCRTVDVFDDLWVRLVDVPAALHARTFGGSTPVVIEVRDRILPQNDGVYRIGSDGAERSERSPQLVMDVESLGALYLGDVSVSTVAAANRVEVRDPAALEDADAVFTTPRQPWCGTHF, encoded by the coding sequence GTGGGTGTCGATGTGAGGGCGTTGGATCCGGCGGAGTACCGGGCGGCGCAAGACGTGTTCATGGCCGCGTTGATGCGGCCGCCGACGACGGACGAGCAGTGGCGGGTTCGTGAGGGCACGATCCGGCAAGGTGACGTGCTCGGCGGGTTCCACGACGGGACGTTGGCCGGGACGACGAGGTTGTTCGGGTCCACGCTGCGTGTGCCGGGAGGCGCGGCGGTGCCCGCGGGGGCCGTCACGGCCGTCGGCGTGCGTGCGGACAAGACTCGACGCGGGGTTCTGACGGCGTTGATGCGCGCCCAGCTCACCGACGCCAAGAACCGTGGTCACGTCGTGGCGATGTTGCACGCCTCCGAGGCGGCGATCTACGGCCGTTTCGGGTACGGGGCCGCGACCAGAGCACGCCAGGTCCGGTTGACGATCGCGTCGGTCAAGTGGCGCGACGACATGCCGCGCGGCGGTGCTGTGCGGCTGGTTGATCGCGCAGACGCGGAGAAGCTGCTCCCGGAGCTCTACCGCAGGATCGGGACGGCCCGCCCCGGGATGATGGAGCGCTCGGACGGCTGGTGGCGGGTCGGGTTCTCACGCCACGAGCAACGGTCGCTCTACGGCTACGCCGTGCATTCCGACGAGCACGGCGACGACGACGGTTACGCCCTTTACCACGCCGTGCCGTTGGGGGGCGACGACATCAAGCTGCAGGTGCACGACCTGGTCGCGGCCACGTCGACGGCCGCTGCCGAGCTGTGGCGGTTCCTGACCGGGATCGACCTCGCCACCGAGATCGAAGCCGCGCGGCCGGTGGACGAGCCGTTGGAGTGGTGGTTGCAGGACGCACGCCAGTGCCGGACGGTCGACGTCTTCGACGATCTGTGGGTGCGTCTCGTCGACGTTCCGGCCGCGCTGCACGCGCGGACGTTCGGTGGCTCGACACCGGTGGTGATCGAGGTGCGGGACAGGATTCTGCCGCAGAACGACGGGGTCTATCGGATCGGCAGCGACGGGGCGGAACGCTCCGAGCGCAGCCCGCAGCTGGTGATGGACGTCGAGTCCTTGGGAGCCCTGTACTTGGGTGACGTGTCGGTGTCCACTGTGGCCGCGGCCAACCGCGTCGAGGTTCGCGACCCGGCTGCCCTCGAGGATGCGGATGCCGTGTTCACCACGCCGCGCCAACCGTGGTGTGGCACGCACTTCTGA
- a CDS encoding DEAD/DEAH box helicase gives MAVSPTNPDQSAGPDGVAPSPAESYSAHRRRTAHPRLAEFVGTMTFALDPFQRTACQALESGHGVLVCAPTGAGKTVVGEFAVHLALAEGRKCFYTTPIKALSNQKYADLCERHGSDAVGLLTGDTSINGDAQVVVMTTEVLRNMLYAGSSTIDQLGYVVMDEVHYLADRFRGAVWEEVILHLPEYVQVASLSATVSNAEEFGEWLVAVRGDTTVVVDEHRPVPLWQHMLVGTRMFDLFGGETKDRELRIDPHLLRHTQELQRRHVPGGRRGGPPGRRRNGPPGSRDRGPRGPKFVPPSRVDVLHQLDAAGLLPAIAFIFSRAGCDAAVKQCVRAGLRLTTDDELDEIRDVIDERTRSLPESDLEVLGFWEWREALERGVAAHHAGLLPAFKETVEELFVRGLVKAVFATETLALGINMPARTVVLERLVKFNGEAHVDLTPGEYTQLTGRAGRRGIDVEGHAVVLWQPGVDPKQVAGLASTRTYPLRSSFRPGYNMAVNLVQRVGTTEARELLEQSFAQFQADRSVVGVSRRVDRNTEALEGYAESMQCHLGDFAEYFDLRRRISEREKQLSRQNRASRRAEAAKSLERLRKGDVIVISSGRRAGLALVVDPGVEAMGEPRPLVVTEDRWSGRLSVADFSSPVEALGRVKLPKHVDTRSPKSRRDLASTLRDTGITAPNGRDRKRSDAADDAELAALRRAMKAHPCHGCDDREAHARWAERHERLRSDTEQLRRKVSATTHSLARSFDRITALLAERDYLSGDEQQPLTENGRRLTRLYSESDLLVAECLRAEVWRGLGAPELAAVVSALVFESRKEGAPPAVPSGAVTDALQKTWSLWGELEDDERRHKLERTREPDPGFAWPVFRWARGETLERVLTAGESAGVELSAGDFVRWCRQVIDLLDQVRVVVGKNDPVGASAEKAVQAIRRGVVAAGAV, from the coding sequence GTGGCCGTCAGTCCTACCAACCCCGACCAGTCCGCCGGCCCCGACGGCGTGGCGCCGTCCCCGGCCGAGTCGTACTCCGCGCACCGTCGACGCACCGCGCATCCCCGGCTCGCGGAGTTCGTCGGGACGATGACGTTCGCCCTCGACCCGTTCCAACGCACCGCGTGCCAGGCACTGGAGTCCGGACACGGCGTGCTGGTGTGCGCGCCGACGGGTGCGGGCAAGACGGTCGTCGGCGAGTTCGCGGTCCATCTGGCGCTGGCCGAGGGCCGCAAGTGTTTCTACACGACGCCGATCAAGGCGCTGTCCAACCAGAAGTACGCCGACCTGTGCGAGCGGCACGGTTCGGACGCGGTCGGCCTGCTCACCGGGGACACCTCGATCAACGGGGACGCGCAGGTGGTAGTGATGACCACCGAGGTGCTGCGCAATATGCTCTACGCGGGGTCGTCGACGATCGACCAACTCGGCTACGTCGTCATGGACGAGGTCCACTATCTCGCCGACCGTTTCCGCGGCGCGGTGTGGGAGGAAGTGATCCTGCACCTGCCGGAGTACGTCCAGGTGGCGAGCCTGTCGGCGACGGTGAGCAACGCCGAGGAGTTCGGCGAATGGCTCGTCGCGGTGCGTGGCGACACCACCGTGGTCGTCGACGAGCACCGTCCGGTGCCGTTGTGGCAGCACATGCTCGTCGGTACGCGAATGTTCGACCTCTTCGGCGGGGAGACGAAAGACCGCGAGCTGCGGATCGACCCGCATCTGCTCCGGCACACCCAGGAGCTGCAGCGCAGGCATGTGCCGGGCGGTCGCCGTGGTGGGCCGCCGGGGCGTCGCAGGAACGGGCCGCCGGGGAGCCGCGATCGCGGACCGCGGGGGCCGAAGTTCGTCCCCCCGTCGCGCGTGGACGTACTCCACCAGCTGGACGCGGCGGGCCTGCTTCCCGCGATCGCGTTCATCTTCAGCCGCGCCGGATGCGACGCCGCCGTGAAGCAGTGTGTGCGGGCGGGGCTGCGGCTGACCACCGACGATGAACTCGACGAGATCCGCGACGTCATCGACGAGCGCACCCGTTCGCTGCCCGAGTCGGACCTCGAAGTGCTCGGGTTCTGGGAGTGGCGCGAGGCGTTGGAGCGCGGTGTCGCCGCGCACCACGCGGGTCTGCTGCCCGCGTTCAAGGAAACCGTCGAGGAACTGTTCGTCCGTGGCCTGGTCAAGGCCGTGTTCGCGACCGAGACGCTGGCGCTGGGTATCAACATGCCCGCGCGCACCGTGGTTCTCGAACGGCTGGTGAAGTTCAACGGCGAGGCGCACGTGGACCTCACGCCGGGCGAATACACCCAGCTGACCGGCCGCGCAGGCAGGCGCGGCATCGACGTCGAGGGCCACGCCGTCGTGCTCTGGCAGCCGGGAGTGGATCCGAAACAGGTCGCCGGTCTCGCCTCGACCCGGACGTACCCACTGCGGTCGTCGTTCCGGCCGGGTTACAACATGGCGGTGAACCTGGTTCAGCGCGTCGGCACGACGGAGGCGCGGGAACTGCTGGAACAGTCCTTCGCCCAGTTCCAGGCCGACCGTTCGGTGGTGGGGGTCTCGCGCCGGGTCGACCGCAACACCGAAGCGCTGGAGGGCTATGCCGAGTCGATGCAGTGTCACCTCGGCGATTTCGCCGAGTATTTCGACCTGCGCCGACGCATCTCCGAGCGCGAGAAACAGCTCTCGCGACAGAATCGTGCCTCGCGGCGAGCGGAGGCCGCGAAGTCGCTGGAGAGGCTGCGCAAGGGCGACGTCATCGTGATCTCCTCGGGCCGGCGCGCGGGACTGGCCCTCGTCGTCGACCCGGGCGTGGAGGCGATGGGGGAGCCGCGACCGCTGGTGGTGACCGAGGACCGCTGGTCGGGCCGGTTGTCGGTGGCGGACTTCTCCTCACCCGTCGAGGCGCTGGGTCGGGTGAAGCTGCCCAAGCACGTCGACACCCGTTCGCCGAAGTCCCGGCGCGACCTCGCCTCGACGTTGCGCGACACGGGAATCACCGCGCCGAACGGGCGGGACCGGAAGCGCTCGGACGCCGCGGACGACGCCGAACTCGCCGCACTGCGGCGTGCGATGAAGGCGCACCCGTGCCACGGCTGTGATGATCGCGAGGCGCACGCCCGCTGGGCGGAGCGGCACGAGCGGCTGCGTTCGGACACGGAACAGTTGCGCCGCAAGGTCTCCGCAACGACGCACTCGTTGGCGCGTTCGTTCGACCGGATCACAGCGCTGCTCGCGGAGCGGGACTACCTCTCCGGCGACGAACAGCAGCCGCTGACCGAGAACGGCAGGCGCCTGACCCGGCTGTACAGCGAGTCGGACCTGCTGGTCGCGGAGTGCTTGCGTGCCGAGGTGTGGCGGGGTCTCGGTGCGCCGGAGCTGGCGGCGGTCGTCTCGGCGCTCGTGTTCGAGTCCCGGAAGGAGGGTGCCCCGCCTGCGGTTCCGTCGGGAGCGGTGACCGACGCGTTGCAGAAGACGTGGTCGCTGTGGGGTGAACTCGAGGACGACGAGCGGCGGCACAAGCTCGAACGCACCCGCGAACCGGACCCCGGTTTCGCGTGGCCGGTGTTCCGCTGGGCGCGAGGCGAGACCCTGGAGCGGGTGCTCACGGCCGGGGAGTCGGCGGGCGTCGAGCTCTCGGCCGGTGACTTCGTGCGGTGGTGCCGCCAGGTGATCGACCTGCTCGACCAGGTCCGCGTCGTGGTCGGTAAGAACGACCCCGTGGGGGCCTCGGCGGAAAAGGCGGTTCAGGCGATTCGTCGGGGAGTCGTGGCCGCCGGGGCCGTGTGA
- the tatC gene encoding twin-arginine translocase subunit TatC: METPLRRFNPFRGDRRRWGRRHNPDGTMTLIDHLYELRYRLGVALLWIMLGAVFGFWWFANTAFGAPTLGDVITGPYCGLPESMRFSPNDGECQLLQTKPFEVFMIRLKVGVAVGAVLFSPVWLYQLWSFITPGLHTNERRFAGTFVAFASVLFVAGAVLAYFVVPEGLQFMVGFGGEAFFTALTGGEYINFVLLMLIIFGVSFELPLILVMLNRAGVVSYAKLVNWWRGILFGLFVFAAVATPGQDPISMLALAAALAVLFSVAMLICRAQDRRRARKLGEQGLTGAGLDEASDLDTDPSSLDVQPTGTSSSSGNGSAPKGTDDVT; encoded by the coding sequence GTGGAAACTCCACTGCGCCGCTTCAACCCGTTCCGTGGTGATCGCCGTCGGTGGGGCCGCAGGCACAATCCCGACGGCACGATGACACTGATCGACCACCTCTACGAGCTGCGCTACCGGCTCGGCGTGGCGCTGCTGTGGATCATGCTCGGTGCGGTGTTCGGGTTCTGGTGGTTCGCGAACACCGCCTTCGGCGCGCCGACGCTGGGTGACGTGATCACCGGACCGTATTGCGGGCTGCCGGAATCGATGCGCTTCAGCCCGAACGACGGTGAGTGCCAGCTGCTGCAAACCAAACCGTTCGAGGTCTTCATGATCCGGCTCAAGGTCGGTGTCGCGGTCGGTGCGGTGCTGTTCTCGCCGGTGTGGCTGTATCAGCTCTGGTCGTTCATCACGCCCGGACTGCACACGAACGAGCGCAGGTTCGCCGGAACTTTTGTCGCGTTCGCAAGTGTGCTGTTCGTGGCGGGCGCCGTGCTCGCCTACTTCGTGGTGCCCGAGGGCCTGCAGTTCATGGTCGGATTCGGCGGTGAGGCGTTCTTCACCGCGCTGACCGGTGGCGAGTACATCAACTTCGTGCTGCTGATGCTCATCATCTTCGGGGTGAGTTTCGAGCTGCCGCTGATCCTGGTGATGCTCAACCGGGCCGGGGTCGTCAGCTACGCGAAACTGGTGAACTGGTGGCGGGGCATCCTGTTCGGCCTGTTCGTCTTCGCGGCGGTCGCCACGCCCGGCCAGGACCCGATCTCGATGCTGGCGCTGGCGGCTGCGCTGGCCGTGCTGTTCTCCGTGGCGATGCTGATCTGCCGCGCGCAGGATCGTCGCCGCGCGCGGAAACTCGGTGAGCAGGGCTTGACCGGTGCCGGGCTGGACGAGGCCTCGGATCTCGACACGGACCCGTCCTCGTTGGACGTGCAGCCCACCGGGACGTCCTCGTCGTCGGGGAACGGTTCGGCTCCGAAGGGAACCGACGACGTCACCTGA
- a CDS encoding amidase, protein MHYGEYRKHDGVALAELVRQGEASPGELVEAAISRAAAVNGRINAITATVHDHARDRAQQSLAGPLAGVPFLLKDLNQEWATLPPSGGSRSGAGRRSHTTSVVTQRWLEAGLVVFGRTNSPEFGAKPITEPAAFGSSRNPWDPTRTPGGSSGGAAAAVAAGIVPVAAASDGGGSIRIPAANCGLFGLKVGRGLTPAGPERGESWHGAAVDGVVSRSVRDTAVALDAIMGADPAGPYVCAPPERPLAHEVEREPGRLRIGFTAESALGAPHPSAVEAMHDAVELLRAQGHDVEPVPSPVDLAQLAQDFLQGWSVKLAASIDEMVAATGATQERFELDTRLLAAVGRSISGPEYLATIERWHRFTRALAAFHDRYDLLLTPSLASPPLKIGELETPPALRRAGQVALALRAGGLLRRSGVTDRVARENLRHVPYTQLANLTGRPAMSVPLYWTPDGLPLGVQLVGPLAGEGLLVRLAAQLERARPWADREPPL, encoded by the coding sequence GTGCACTACGGGGAGTACCGCAAGCACGACGGCGTGGCGCTCGCCGAGCTCGTCCGGCAGGGCGAGGCCTCGCCGGGCGAGTTGGTCGAAGCCGCGATCAGTCGCGCCGCGGCGGTCAACGGCAGGATCAACGCGATCACGGCGACCGTCCACGACCACGCCCGCGATCGCGCGCAGCAGTCCCTGGCCGGCCCGCTCGCCGGCGTCCCGTTCCTGCTCAAGGATCTGAATCAGGAGTGGGCCACACTGCCGCCCTCCGGCGGCTCCCGGTCCGGGGCAGGCCGCCGTTCGCACACCACTTCGGTGGTGACGCAGCGATGGCTGGAGGCAGGTCTCGTCGTCTTCGGCCGGACGAACAGCCCCGAGTTCGGGGCCAAACCCATCACCGAACCGGCCGCTTTCGGGTCGAGTCGCAACCCCTGGGACCCCACGCGCACTCCCGGCGGCTCGTCCGGCGGAGCGGCCGCGGCGGTGGCCGCCGGGATCGTCCCGGTCGCCGCGGCCAGCGACGGCGGTGGGTCGATCCGCATCCCGGCCGCCAACTGCGGCCTGTTCGGACTCAAGGTCGGCCGGGGACTCACGCCTGCGGGCCCGGAGCGCGGCGAATCCTGGCACGGCGCGGCAGTCGACGGGGTCGTCTCGCGTTCGGTACGGGACACCGCGGTGGCGCTCGACGCGATCATGGGCGCCGACCCGGCGGGTCCGTACGTGTGCGCTCCGCCGGAACGGCCGCTGGCCCACGAGGTCGAGCGTGAACCGGGACGGCTGCGGATCGGATTCACCGCCGAGTCCGCCCTCGGCGCCCCGCACCCGTCCGCCGTCGAGGCCATGCACGACGCGGTCGAACTGCTCAGAGCACAGGGGCACGACGTGGAGCCGGTGCCTTCGCCTGTGGACCTCGCACAGCTCGCACAGGACTTCCTGCAGGGCTGGTCGGTGAAGCTCGCCGCCTCGATCGACGAGATGGTCGCGGCCACCGGAGCCACCCAGGAACGCTTCGAACTCGACACCCGGCTGTTGGCGGCGGTGGGGCGCAGCATCAGCGGTCCCGAGTACCTCGCCACGATCGAACGGTGGCACCGATTCACACGCGCGCTCGCCGCCTTCCACGACCGTTATGACCTGCTCCTGACGCCGTCGCTGGCGAGCCCGCCGCTGAAGATCGGTGAGCTGGAGACACCCCCCGCGCTGCGCAGGGCGGGGCAGGTCGCGTTGGCCCTGCGTGCGGGCGGGCTGCTGCGACGGTCCGGCGTGACCGACCGGGTCGCGCGGGAGAACCTCCGGCACGTCCCGTACACGCAGCTGGCGAATCTGACCGGCCGGCCCGCGATGTCGGTACCGCTGTACTGGACTCCCGACGGTCTTCCGCTGGGTGTGCAGCTCGTCGGCCCGCTCGCGGGCGAAGGCCTGCTCGTGCGGCTCGCCGCGCAGCTCGAACGGGCGCGTCCGTGGGCGGATCGCGAACCGCCGCTGTGA
- the tatA gene encoding Sec-independent protein translocase subunit TatA, whose translation MGIPGGWELVLILAVLVLLFGATKLPQMARSLGQSARVFKAETRGMKDDEEAAKRTKDTQSEPQQLPSGEAPQAETAKPVEDTQRNDTQN comes from the coding sequence ATGGGCATTCCTGGCGGTTGGGAACTCGTCCTCATCCTCGCTGTGCTCGTGCTCCTGTTCGGAGCGACGAAGCTGCCGCAGATGGCGCGTTCGCTGGGCCAGTCGGCACGGGTGTTCAAGGCCGAAACCCGCGGGATGAAGGACGACGAAGAGGCTGCGAAGCGCACGAAGGACACGCAGTCCGAGCCGCAGCAGCTCCCTTCGGGTGAGGCGCCCCAAGCCGAGACCGCGAAGCCGGTCGAGGACACGCAGCGCAACGACACCCAGAACTGA
- a CDS encoding helix-turn-helix transcriptional regulator: MATARAERLVNLVLCLLSTRQYLTAERIRGIVPGYADAPSDEAFFRTFERDKSELRDLGVPLETGRNSAFDSADGYRIARRDYELGDIDLEPDEAAAVALAVRLWDSPEFTGAARGALLKLRAAGVEVDGGASPVVEPKVRTTEPSFPQLLTAVQSGRAATFDYRRPSDASGARRTIEPWGVVSWRGRWYVVGYDRDRGAARCFRLSRIVGDATPIGPSGAVHRPDGVDLLGLVVGDAQEPPASTPTRLWVAAGCAQGLRRKSEVIAESTVDGVPGDVVRLDLSFPESAASWIAGYGPDVVVLEPDTLRKAVTEVHLGVLDPDREAAR; this comes from the coding sequence GTGGCCACTGCACGTGCTGAACGCCTGGTGAACCTGGTGTTGTGTCTGTTGTCCACTCGCCAGTACCTCACGGCGGAACGGATTCGGGGAATCGTCCCCGGTTATGCCGACGCACCCAGCGACGAGGCGTTTTTCCGGACGTTCGAACGGGACAAGTCGGAACTGCGCGATCTCGGGGTGCCGCTGGAGACCGGACGCAACTCCGCGTTCGATTCCGCCGACGGCTACCGCATCGCGCGCCGCGACTACGAGCTCGGCGACATCGATCTGGAACCGGACGAAGCGGCGGCGGTCGCACTCGCGGTGCGCCTGTGGGACTCGCCGGAGTTCACCGGGGCGGCCCGAGGTGCCCTGCTGAAACTGCGTGCGGCAGGCGTCGAGGTCGACGGCGGCGCGAGCCCGGTGGTCGAGCCCAAGGTGCGCACCACCGAACCGTCGTTCCCGCAACTGCTGACGGCTGTACAGTCCGGCCGGGCGGCGACCTTCGACTACCGGCGCCCCAGCGACGCCTCCGGTGCACGGCGCACGATCGAGCCCTGGGGCGTCGTGTCCTGGCGTGGCCGTTGGTACGTCGTCGGGTACGACCGGGACCGGGGGGCCGCGCGGTGCTTCCGGTTGTCGCGGATCGTCGGGGACGCCACGCCCATCGGCCCGTCCGGGGCGGTGCACCGCCCCGACGGAGTGGATCTGCTCGGCCTCGTCGTCGGCGACGCACAGGAGCCACCCGCCAGCACGCCGACCCGGCTGTGGGTGGCCGCAGGGTGTGCACAGGGGCTGCGGCGCAAGTCCGAAGTGATCGCGGAGTCGACCGTCGACGGCGTGCCGGGCGACGTGGTGCGGCTCGACCTGTCCTTCCCGGAGTCGGCGGCGTCCTGGATCGCCGGATACGGCCCGGACGTGGTCGTACTCGAGCCGGACACGCTGCGTAAGGCCGTCACCGAGGTGCATCTGGGTGTGCTCGACCCGGATCGGGAGGCCGCGCGATGA
- a CDS encoding helix-turn-helix transcriptional regulator: protein MSSATERLPRLLALVPYLLSRPGVPVADVAADFGVTEQQLRKDLELLWMCGLPGYGPGDLIDLSFDSDAVTVTYDAGMRRPLRLTASEATSLLVALRALADTPGITDTDAVQRALAKVEDAVGQAQPTGVVVGLAGREGAVRPGVRETVQQALSRGRAVWMRYYTASRDRVGDRTVDPMRLVLVEGRSYLEGWCRSAESVRLFRLDRIDEIDLLDEPASAPEQAEPRDLAAGLFTPLPDQPVAVLDLEPDARWIAEYYPVDELAELDDGRARIRMRYTDRSWMVRLVVGQGGRASVHEPQDLADDVRRHAEAAVSRARHASAT, encoded by the coding sequence ATGAGCAGTGCCACCGAACGGCTGCCGCGGCTGTTGGCCCTGGTCCCGTACCTGCTGAGCCGTCCGGGCGTGCCCGTCGCGGACGTGGCCGCCGACTTCGGCGTGACCGAGCAGCAGCTGCGCAAGGATCTCGAACTGCTGTGGATGTGCGGGCTCCCGGGCTACGGTCCCGGCGATCTCATCGATCTGTCCTTCGACAGCGACGCGGTCACCGTCACCTACGACGCCGGGATGCGGCGCCCGCTGCGCCTCACCGCGTCGGAGGCGACGTCGCTGCTGGTGGCGTTGCGCGCGCTGGCGGACACGCCCGGCATCACCGACACCGACGCGGTCCAGCGCGCGCTGGCGAAGGTCGAGGACGCGGTCGGGCAGGCGCAGCCCACCGGCGTCGTCGTCGGTCTCGCCGGGCGTGAGGGGGCGGTGCGGCCGGGAGTGCGCGAGACGGTGCAGCAGGCGCTGAGTCGAGGACGGGCGGTGTGGATGCGCTACTACACGGCCTCGCGGGACCGGGTCGGCGACCGCACGGTCGACCCGATGCGCCTCGTCCTCGTGGAGGGACGCAGTTACCTCGAAGGGTGGTGCCGGTCGGCGGAGAGCGTCCGGCTGTTCCGGCTCGACCGCATCGACGAGATCGACCTGCTCGACGAGCCCGCGTCCGCTCCGGAACAGGCCGAGCCGCGGGATCTCGCGGCGGGGCTGTTCACCCCGTTGCCGGACCAGCCGGTCGCGGTGCTCGACCTCGAGCCCGACGCCCGCTGGATCGCCGAGTACTACCCCGTGGACGAGCTCGCCGAACTCGACGACGGGCGGGCGCGGATCCGGATGCGATACACGGACCGGTCCTGGATGGTGCGCCTGGTGGTCGGCCAGGGCGGGCGGGCGAGCGTGCACGAGCCGCAGGATCTGGCCGACGACGTGCGCCGACACGCCGAAGCCGCAGTGTCACGGGCACGTCACGCGTCCGCTACCTGA
- a CDS encoding alpha/beta fold hydrolase — protein MVPRRLPVPAAILVILLAVAACAAPPAEEEPGCGVAPDGFEHAHAQVGEDRLHYVVGGEGPPVVLLHGFPETWQAWRGVMAALRAEHRVLAVDLPAMGCSSSTAGTGQRGMDKTSLARTVHGLVRQLNLGPVAMTGHDMGGMVAYAYARTFPQETSHLAVAGALLPGYGLQTLIDPPPGQNGLPHLRWFMTRPEQAQRAITSDPRGFLTRFIATPEVLSSPAFEDYVRVYSQPERTAAALRLYRTLPADAAANRRAARVPMPGLAVDGASGMPESVATSLQRAGTSVRAEAIPDAGHYAPEQNPDAFAEVLRRFLG, from the coding sequence GTGGTTCCTCGACGTCTGCCCGTGCCGGCAGCGATCCTCGTGATCCTGCTGGCGGTCGCAGCGTGCGCCGCCCCACCCGCCGAGGAGGAACCGGGCTGCGGTGTGGCACCGGACGGTTTCGAACACGCCCACGCGCAGGTGGGCGAAGACCGGTTGCACTACGTCGTCGGCGGAGAGGGCCCGCCGGTCGTGCTGCTGCACGGCTTCCCCGAGACATGGCAGGCATGGCGCGGTGTGATGGCCGCCTTGCGCGCCGAACACCGGGTTCTCGCCGTGGACCTACCGGCGATGGGCTGTTCGTCCAGTACCGCAGGAACTGGACAGCGGGGCATGGACAAGACCAGCCTCGCGCGCACCGTCCACGGTCTCGTCCGGCAGCTGAACCTCGGCCCGGTGGCCATGACCGGGCACGACATGGGCGGCATGGTCGCCTACGCCTATGCGCGCACCTTCCCGCAGGAGACGTCCCACCTGGCCGTCGCAGGCGCGCTCTTACCCGGGTACGGCTTGCAGACACTGATCGACCCGCCACCCGGCCAGAACGGGCTCCCGCATCTGCGCTGGTTCATGACGCGGCCCGAACAGGCACAGCGGGCGATCACCTCCGATCCGCGTGGGTTCCTCACGCGGTTCATCGCCACGCCGGAAGTGTTGTCGTCCCCGGCATTCGAGGACTACGTGCGCGTCTACTCGCAACCCGAGCGCACGGCCGCCGCGCTGCGGCTCTACCGGACGTTGCCTGCGGACGCGGCGGCGAACCGACGTGCCGCAAGGGTGCCGATGCCGGGGCTGGCCGTCGACGGTGCATCCGGAATGCCGGAGAGCGTAGCGACCAGTCTGCAGCGGGCAGGCACGTCGGTTCGGGCCGAAGCGATTCCGGACGCCGGGCACTACGCACCGGAACAAAATCCGGACGCCTTCGCCGAGGTGCTGCGCCGGTTCCTCGGTTGA